TATGAGAGCAACATAACTGGTTACAGATCACTTATCGATCATTTTCTGGTATCGGAGTGGGTTTTTAATAGAATCAAAAAATACAGTGCCCTGCACAAAGCAGACAACCTCTCTTACCACTCCAGTTTACAACTGGTTGGTGAAGTAAATAATCAAACTGATAAAAAGTCCGATATCAATGATAGAAAGGCGGTAAAAACCCAGTTATGGGACAGTGTCGCTCAAGACGACATTGTGAGGTATCAGGAAGTATTAACAGCCAAATTAGGCGAAATAAATGCTCCCTTTCATGCACTTAGGTGTAATAAGTACTCGCGTACGAACCACACTGGGGATATAGAAAAATTCCACGATGATATAGTATCGGCATGCGTTAGGGCAGGTGATGAAACCATACCTTTTAGTAATAAGAGTACCTTTCGCGGTAGAGCAGGTTGGGACGAAGAAATCAGTGAGCAAAAGAGACGGGCTCAGTTTTGGCATGAGTTATGGAAGGAAAATGGGAGACCAAGAAATGGTTACGTCGCAGACATACGTCGCCACACCAGGGCACAATATCATTTAGCAGTAAAACGGGTAAAAAAGAATCAAGATAAGGTAGCTGCAGAAAAATTGGCAAACTCAACTAGGGGTAAGAGTGGTAAGGAATTCTGGACAGatgtaaagaaaataaaaggtaCAGGTCGTGTGACACCTTATACTATGGACGGTGTTGAGGGGAGTGAGGCGATATGTCaagtttttgcaaataaattcaGTAGGTTATACAACTCCGTTCCGTATGAAGTTGATGAAGGCATGAGTTGAAAATGAGTCTAAATGATAGTATTTTACAAAATTGCTGTGTTGGTCAATGCCAAAATGATCATCGAGTTAATGTGCAGGAAGTCATTCAGGGGGTGAAACAGCTTCAAGCGGGAAAGAAAGTCAGTATTTCAGACATTAGATCTGATCATTTTATAAATGGTAGTCCTAAACTTTATACGTATATATCGTTTCTGCTTAGTTCGATGATCTCACATGGTTACTGTCCTACCAATTTTACAAGGTCTAAGGTAATACCGATACCTAAAAATAATAGGAAGTCTTTATGTTCATCAGAGAATTATAGAGGTATTTCTCTGAGCAGCATTATTGGCAAGATTCTCGATAACATCCTATTAAAGAAGTACAATTCTATTTTATCTACATCTGACTCCCAGTTTGGTTTTAAGGCTGGGATGTCAACGGCTACATGCAGCACTGTTGTGAATGAGGTTATAGAATATTACAATAGCTGCAAAACTGCAGTCTACTGTGTTATGCTTGATGCAAGTCGGGCCTTCgattgtgttcatttcattaaattatttagggtattgatgaagaaaggcctgtgcCCTTTAATTGCACGACTTCTGGCCAATTTATATACAAATCAGATCATGCAAGTAAAGTGGGGTGATGTTTTATCGATGGAATTCTCAGTTAGGAATGGTGTAAAACAAGGGGGTGTATTATCGCCAGTATTGTTCGGTATATATCTTGACGAACTTTTAGATAAATTGGGTAAATCAGGGGTTGGCTGCCACATTGGCAGCATATTCTTTGGCGCCTTTTTCtatgcagatgatgtcatcattttagCGCCGTCATTAATCGGGCTTAGGAAAATGTTGAAGGTTGCAAGTGAGTTCTCGCTtgagtatatgatttctttcactgcgttgaaaagcaaatttcttgtatttggGTGTAATGATCCTCCACCCGAGGTGGTTTTTCAAGGTAATGCAATCAGAGTATCCCAAGAGAAAATTAATTTAGGGAAACTTCTGGGTCATGACGTACGACGTAGGCGGATACAACTATGTATAAATGATCTTTATAAACGCACAAAAATGTTAATGTCTCAGTTTAGATTTGCCAACTACAGCACAAGATATAGACTATTTAAAACCTTCTGTATGTCCCTATATGGATAGCAACTATTAGACATGTCAAAACCGTATATGGAAGACCTCTTACCGTACACATAATGAGCTATTATCAGATATCATTCAAGATTGCTGTATTCAAAAACAATTGGAAAAGAGAATGGTGAAATTCGTAAGTGgcttgtttgttgtaaaaaacaAGTACACTCGGAAATGTATCCAGTTGATAGTTTCAGGCAGCAGTTCACCACTAGGGAAAACGTTTACCTACATTATTCATAAATATAATTGGAATAGGTACAATTTGGCACTTTTAGGATATATGTTAGATGAGGTTTATAAATTGCCAGGTCAAACGAGGGTGGGATGTCAAATTAGGGAGCTTTTAGAAATAAGGGATTAGGGGAGCAACTTTTTGTCGTCTACTAAAATAAAAATACTTCTAGACTttttgtgtacaatgtaagtgtgaatactttgattgattttgctatAAGACTTGTAATACTAGGAGAGGTCATTGTGTAGAAAGTTATGACGAGAAAttggttgttcttttgttggcacccgcacaaaatgttcatgcacATTCACAATCTTTCTGTACttatagtacgaataaacatatatatatatttggtaGAATATTGCTAGATAAATTGGACTCGATCAGTTTTGAAAGAGGTAGATGATCCTCATGCATGCGTTCACTTTTGTGCTTTACCAATAGATCACCGTGCACCAATATAGGTAGACCTGCCTACGCTTTCCTTAGTTCAGATTCTGGAGCTGATACATCATAGACTGGAGGCTTGATCGACAATTAGTGTTACAGTGCGGCATGCGCACATACTTAGGATGCACAGTGTAAATCATAGAGGCTGTAAGTCAATGAAAACAATTCATATTTCGAACATTTGTGAAAAGTAAGTCTACAAATCTACGAATTTTCTACGTTAAAGACGTGAATTCGGTTCATTTGTGAAGAATGGTCTCACGTGGTGTGTTCACTGATATTCGCTCTCCAATATAGACTGGAAAATATGTAATCAAAATGTCCTTAAAGAACGAGGAATTTACATAAAGTGTGCGATATTGCAATCCCAGCGTACACTAGATTTTATTCGGAAGGTGATAGAACATTGCTAAGCAGGGAATGAATCGTGTACGTTGTCCAAAGTGGCACTGGTGACTGTAGTGCACAAGTGGTCGAAGTGACAAAAAACTCACAAATACCAGTAGTTCGCATCGTGTCAACACCGTACTCGCGTTAGAAAAAAATCCCATCGTTAATTTCTATTTGCTAACGGTTTGGTATAGGTTTCAACACTAAAAATAAAGGCCTCTAATTTGATAAACATGATATCATATCATAATTTTACTCGAATGTAAAACGACCATCTTTTACTACTATTCCTTGTTTGAAGAAATACTAggaaaacaatgcaaaaaattaCTTTTGCTAATATTCATTTCAGCACAATTATAGTGATGCCCAGTCACCAACAAGGATTAAGTTAAAGGTAAAACAATGGCCAGTGACATGTTCCCATCAAGTTTAATGTACCCATGCGAAGTGCATACACAGAGAACAGTGGGGATGCAATAAAATTGCAACTAATTAGGAAAAGCAAATAAACGCAGTGCATTATTTTAGTCTTACCAGATATCTGTCTTTAAGCCATATCCCTTTTTCTCGTCGTCCTCACCCCTTGTTGCCTCCGGTGACATGTACTGAACTGTTCCTTTACCAGCTGTTGTTGCTCCATGGGTCAGAAGACTGGCTTCGAGCTTCCTCGAGATTCCGAAGTCCGCCAGTTTGATAATGGGGTCGTCGAGGCTCAAAAGGACGTTGGCAGCTGAGTAAAATGATAATTGTTATTGCGTTGCTGCAAACAGGTGTACATGTAAGTGCAGAAATGATTTAGGATAGAAGACAATTATTATTAAACCCAGCTCGTCAATGTTGTAAGACTGGCTGTTACCCATCATGACTGTGATTAGAATGAGATCACAGAAATATAAAATTAGTATTTTTGACGATAACACAAAAATATCTgattattcagaaaaaaaagataACTGCCTGTCATCTAAAGTTGTTTATGTAAGAGATGGAAGCGCTGAAAGTATCTAAGATGCCTGATATAGGATTAATTAATAAACATCTAGCACGGTGACTATGGTATGTTTTACAAAGCCCTCAATCAAGTAGGACGTGCCAAAAATGTATGTATAAAAAAAAACCGTCTCCATGAGCCGGCATGCAATTTCAATCACTTGATCGTTTATAACCGACCCCATTATTACTGCTAACTTCggattggtttaaggaattgatactgaacttgaGGCATTGATTGTCTCATCAAAACCAACGCGGCTTCGTtggtgcatagtgcatttacactgtaaagtgcggttcattctaaacccagGTGTTTTGGAATATCGTTCTGATTACACATAAATTAAGTACACCTATAGGACGTGCCGAAAATATCCGTATCAAAAACATCGTCATGAGCCGGCATGCGATTTCAATCACTTGTTCACTGCACAGTTTTGACTAATGAGACGTTATAGGTGACATACTACGCGTTTATAACCAACCTCATATTATTGCTAACCTCGGAGTGCttttaggaattgataccgaactggaggcattaggtgtctcaccaaaaccgcaagGGTAGAGCTAAACTGTAGACCAAGACCGACGAGGCTTCGTTGGCGcctagtgcatttacactataAAGtgtggttcattctaaatccaggtgttttagaatatcgtTCTAATGACGCATCAATTATCCTCATCGCTCCCAAATATCCATAAGTAACGTTGTTTAGTACTTAAAGTGGTTACGGTCAAAGTATACTGTACGAAACGCATGGCCATCATTCTATGCTATCTGGTTTACTATTACAAttatcaaaaatacataaaataaAATAACTATAGAAAAATGTACTGTTTTCTGTTGTCGTAGTGAATTTTTTACGAGTAATACAATGGCCTTCCTGCCCAACAAATGCATCAGCAAATTTTACGCGGGTTTCTGATTGGAACCCTGTTGAAGGCCCTTGCTTGTCGACATTTTCATTTGGCTGAACCCATAGCAAACTGATCTGCGCGacacttttaaacaggaaatgggGAAGGATATGGAGAAGGTACATTTTCTCAGGCTGTGAAAATGTAAAGAAGTAGGCTAACGCGCTAAGGTGCAAAATGCCTTTTAAAGTATTTACTTGTGAATCATAAGTCAAACGTCGCTTAGATATATGGATCACGTTACTAGCTAAATCTGCAATAAAACAATCAACCGAAGCTCGCCGGGGTGCCATAACAATACATCGCTTTCCACGGCAGGAGTTGACTACTTTTCGAGGCTCCGATGATCATTATGAGTCGACGTCGGCTGATCGATCACAAGACAGCTGCTTTCTATCAACTCTCTGACTTACAACCAGCAAATTGATCGCCTATCGTCCTATATTGCACTTGCAACATTGTCGCTAAACATCAATAATGCCTGCAACTCTACGAGTAGGCCCATCGTCATTTCCCGGCGTGTCATGGTAGATTTTGTTACCGCAAGTATTAAAAGCCTGTGTCATTATCATCAGTTTATTACTTTAGCACGACATCAAGCATCCAATTCGGTAGAGGGGCAACTCGGGACAAGGTTTGGCGACGTATTCACTCTAAAAAATATGACGTCGACATATTGAAAACTCACACGGTGATTGCAACGAGGTCGGGCCTCTGCAAAAAAGTTTTTCTTGATATGATGTTACATTTCATTATAGTCATgcgttgttttctttttttatcgTATTTATTTAGCTCATCAAGTTGATAAAGAATATTAGTAGCTGATTTTAATGTTTAACtagcctttttgaaaaagtgttTCGAATCaagcttaactctttcagctcGCAGACCGTATACGGTAGGGCATGCTTGATCTCAAAGCCGTGGACCGTATACACGTTCGCAGTTTAAAACTCTCGCTGTAATTTTTGCGTCACCAGCGGGCTAGCTATCGGGGCTTCGGGAAAGAACTGCCAGATTGCTTTCGCTCCGAGTCCAATCATTTGTAGATTCGTCAGTTGATCGTAGATGGCACTCTGAGCTGTGATCTATCGTCTGCGCTGAGAACTCCGATTTTGCAAGAATGGggtaaaatcaaatcaaatcaaatcacatcACTGCTGTAGGTAAAAGctagagacctctattagccagcatgtacattctgtgtacattttaatgaatataggttgatgaaaaaagtacaccaagggtgttttaattcccaccaaattttatatgtgttatgaagaggcttttatcgaaataatagtaaaaattcaaaacattccgataccgattgcctgagaaaaattgatttgtgtacagcattgccatcaaatcgtcactcgcggactgatatgggcctattagaatacacaagttctaaactggctagtgagacaatatttccttaaattaattatcaaaaagtatatccctgttatggcctggctctgtagattaagaatccacgaaagattgaagaataaatccactttcacccatcacagtcatgtatttaccacagcttcacagttcagtacggactatgactgtcagtgccacacttccgcctgtggataaatacatgtctctgctACATTTTATTTGTGTGTCTATATATGCCCTTACAGACAGTTCTGGTGTATCAGTTATGCATCTTAGTGGATTTTGgaactttcatcaaattttgtttGTGTACATATATTCTTGCCAATTCTTCGGAAAATTCTGAAGGACAAAaagactgatatttattgtggGTTACTAAAATTTGTGTGTGATTGACTTTATGGATATGTTTATGAAAAGAAGAAGGAAGGAGCTACACAGTGACACCAAGTTTGCTGATATAGGCTGaatgctttttttctttcttaaaaCTGTCTCTTTCAGTAAAAACGCTAGAGTTTTCAGATTAACGCTTGCAAAAAGGGAtacgggctgaaagagttaaaagaaatagttttggcgccaatgacgtcagcaatggcggatttgcactgcAGTTAAAGCCGATTCTTGTAGAGAATTGATTCTTGTAGAGAATCGACTCAAAGTTGCGAGTAGACATCGGCACAAACAGATTgaataaatcattttcattaacttttcattaaatttttttttcaatgctcGATGCCTTTTTCTGGCGAATATAGTGGTAGTAGCTGCAATCCATGAATTTGATTATGTTCAAATCATTTACAAGATTAACTGCAGGGGCACGCATTTAAACATTCGCACTTGTAAAACCTTGGAACTCCATATGTCATGTTCACGGATTAAGACATTTAAAGAGATGTTAACGATATTGACCGATCTGATTTTTATATTATCAACCTGATCATGTTTTGGCCTACTTACGTTTGATATCCCGATGGGCTATGTGCTTCTCATGGAGGAACTTAACGCCACAGAGGATCTGATGCGTGTAGTGCCTTAGGTCATCTTCAGGAAGAGGTGTTTTTTTAATCTTCCCTGCCAAAGATCCCTATcgaacaatcaatcaatcgttAAGTATATGGTAGTTGCTAAATTCATCCGCAAcgtgttttgacattttgaagatCATTATTTAGTAAAGAACATCACACCAGGCTGACCATTGCCTTCAAATTAATGAGCTACCCAGACTCGTATGTGGGTTCGGGAATGTGGCACTGTTCAAAACGGACCAGAGACTATATATCGGGCACACAACTAATTCCATTGTTTGTAGTAATTGGATCTTACCCCGGTCATATATTCCATTCCAATGTAAAACTTGCCGGATCCCACATCAGTATGCTCAAAGAAATATCGAACGATATTGGGATGGTCGAATCGACTGAGCTCGCGCATTATTCTCACCTCAACCTCAAAGGCTTTATCTTCCtgcaaaatgaaatttgtttatAACAATTATTAACTAACGATTTCTGTCACAGAAACATGCGACCATGACCACATGTGGCAAAGTTAACTTTCGTGAGCTCTCGGTTGCCATCATAGGTCAACCTCTCCATCCGGGAACTACTTGATTAGCGATTAAAATTTGTTGCACCATAGACCCTAGTAATACCCTTACAggcgcaggtggcagagcgTCGGTGTTatgatcaagaggttgtgggtttgattccCGGCTGAGTCGCCACATAGAAACTTCCTACTGGTCAAGTTCGATTGAGCGTTATATAGTGGCTTCTTTTTGAAACCCATAAGGTTGCAAATGTAAACAATTTCATAATAGACATACAGTTCGCTAAATCCTTTTCCAATTTTAAATTATCAACTCTATAAATACGACAGTGGTGTGTAGTCAGCACTCCAGTAAAATGTTCAACTCACGACATATCGCGCGATGTTGTTCAAACGTGGTCAATGTGACATCGTGATGCAAAGGCTTCGTTCAATTCTGATATGAACGATGGCGCAAGGCTCGCCTGTGTTTCTGCCATTATCGTTTACATGAGTAAAAGCTCCAGCCTCGCCCAAAGACATTgtgcctccgccaattcctgacgcagggttggattgtagctacttTTGACCGGAGCGATggtcgaccacccaaatatcgcGAGAcctcgcagggaggcgcgtaGTTTTACCAGGCTGGGAAAGCTCATTTCGTCGCATGAACTTTGTTGATTTTGTAAAATTATGTAAATGTCtaattcaatatacatgtatttctgcttTTCTGGTTTGTAAACTAAAtatgaaaaattcaaatctatTGTTGAAACATTGGGATCGAACCGAAAAATAGGGCCAATGTAGTGAAAACTAAGGTCAGTTGTTGTCGCAATCAAAATACATTTAGCTCCCTCTGTTGGACTACGATGGTCCCTATTGTATGGTACATGGATAGACTACGGGACACCTaacaggaaaaaaattcaacgGAGTGCAAAACGTGCTTAACACAACAGATGATTATTTGTTTGATGCATTTGCATAAGAAATTGGGACAGTGTTTCTCCGATACCTAGATATCTCTGTCAGGTGTGGGGAAATAAAGGCTTTAGTGGAGCGATAAGTTCCTACGGGGTTACAGGACAGTATGGGACAATACGGAGCAGGCTATAATATAACTGTTATTTTAACGGTAATGCGAGCTGCTAAATAATTCGTTATGAGACATGTAGATGCCTCTTAGcgtgttttatttgtttatgactGACACTGCAAAGCCGCGATTAATcataaaaaaatgatattttaatcTATCATGATCTCCAACCCCCccgccaaaaaaaaaattttaagccctcaatttttaaatgaaattaaTTGAAAGTCACCCAACGGTTAAAACAGCAACTTGTAGAAGGCAGGTTCCTTGCACAGTCTACCCTTTACAGGACCTACTAAGGTTGTCCCCGAGGATACCCCAAAGATTCCATCCAAGGACTTTTCCCATACTTCTGGTTGTCAGCTTAACCCCTAAGAGGTTTTATTTTACCCTTTCTTGTATAATTAATCGGAAAAATAAATAAGTGTCATGAAAGTTGGTTCCGCGGATAGTTCTGTGTATTTATTATTTTCAGATTGAGATTTGCTTTTTTTCTCTATAAGGATACAATATGgagttatcatcattattgacTAAAAAATATTGCAGGGTGAAAATATAACTGATACAGATCTATCACCACTTCTTTTCAAATCTCGAAAATAGTGAGAAATCTTCGTCACGTGCCACCATACTCGAATGAAGCTGACTACATGGCCCAAGTAAACAATCTAGGGTTTAAAAACCACCATCAGCCTACCTTACCAAATCAAAGTAACAGTTACAGTTTTAGCAGGTTATCTATCAATCTGTCATAATAGCATTATGCTACAAACGCTCGGTCTCAGCAAGGTAAAAATTCGGTCACCCGTTAATTTTCCTATCATGCTAAAATCGCCTCGAAAATGTTTGCATGTTTAATGTTTGTAACTACAAGTAATAGATGAAACAAGGCCAGCCTGTTAGCAGAATCTTATCTTGATATttagttctggttctggttggtTAATTCGCAGTCCTCCAGAGAGGAGTTTAGCCCAAATGATGGGTATTCAAGCCCTGCGAGAATGGCTATATCAAATATGAAAGAGAAAACAGCCAACAAGTTCGCTCCTTAGTAAATTTACTAAAACAATTCACCAGCCTGCGTCGAACTGGTAGCATGGACAATAAGACATAATATGCAATTTATTTTGAAGTAAATAATTCGGCGAGATACTCGGTGATGCACGCATAAAATCAAAGCACATTTTTCAATCTGTTCGCTCTATCCACAGGACCAacaggtgttttttttctctgcaAATTACACCATattgatattctttttttaGGAATGACCATTTTAGAGGTAACACCGGCATTAATGAAATCTGCAAAACGACATAGTATTTTTGTCATGTCAGTCTAAAATAAGCCTTGAACTAATCACAATGTCTTTAAGATCTTAAATCTCCTCGGTTTgttccattgtacatgttgaaTTGGATGCAGCCAGTACTTCCTTGGCCGTTTCGGCAGAACATGGCTAACATTTCTCAATCGTCTTTTTTTTCTAAGTTTCGATCTTGCCCATGGCTCGCTGTTCTCTCGACTCGGCTTGTTATAACTAACATTGTCAgtgtatttttatttcagttacAATTCTGCCAAAGTTACAGGGAAGCAAGGTGaactcatggtcatggtcgtcggtCCATGCATCGCATTGATCAGTGAAAAGATACCCTTAATAAAATGTCTGAGCCATAACGCGAGCCTTTTCTGAATCGTATTTAGTTTTAAACTACCTAGCTTTTCTATTTGGAGAAACAATGGCCGTGATGGCAGACGAGTTATGTGTGCAAACCTCCAAAGTTCAACTAAAAGGGTCTAGCTTGCCTCACAAAAACTGTTTTGTAAATTCgttatcaaaaacattgcaatgATTCAGTCGCGCATTAAAGAAGCCGCTTCCAGGATGTTCATGAAGTGGAAGAAAGCTACAAGTGACTTTACTCAAAGTAGGTCAATACAAAGTAAAATGTAGAGGTCAATTCGAAATACGAATGTATGTTTCTCTTTTCAACGACAGAATACACTTGCACTCCCTTTACACTTAATCCTAATCGCACTAAGGCTCAAAGTGATTATCTGACGTTGAACTAACCTTGGTTGTTTCATTTGGGTGGGATTTTAGTTCCTTGACCGCGATCTGTTCATCGGTATTGTtatgttggtacaagtgaactATGCCGAAACCACCTCCACCGAGGACACCGTTATTTATCTGTTGATAATCCGAAAAGCTTCGCTCCTCCTTTGTGTCtgtaaaaatatcataaaagtcatgtgaagtaaaaaaaaaatcaaagtagCAGCATATTTTAAAATTTCGCCATATTATACATCAAATATTCATGAACGGAATTCATTACTCAATTGgtcaatcaaaacaaaatttccaaataaaaaaatgcaaatcatttaaaattcatttcatgtgtATCAAGTTAAGTCTATGTGACACGGAAATGGACCTCCATGGTAATGCCATCAAAGGGTTTCAAAATCGATGCATGCTGGACTGATTACGTCATGTAAGCAATCTACTCTTCAACGACAGAGGCGCGACATTTTTTTCCCCAAACGACACATCCTTGATCCAAGCATAATTTCCATTTGGACTAATAACGATTTCTACCAAAAAGTTAACAAAGAATGTAGAGAGACTGTATGAAAAAAGTGCGTAAGGCGAAATTCGATCCAGTGATCTTCGGGATGCTAAACAAACTGCTCCACCCATGTAGCCACTGCGACAGCTACCAACTGTCGAAAATTTGTCCATACTATAGCAGT
Above is a genomic segment from Lineus longissimus chromosome 14, tnLinLong1.2, whole genome shotgun sequence containing:
- the LOC135498756 gene encoding uncharacterized protein LOC135498756, coding for MWLIYFSDIFDESHMIDEINETADAILDAYDTKEERSFSDYQQINNGVLGGGGFGIVHLYQHNNTDEQIAVKELKSHPNETTKEDKAFEVEVRIMRELSRFDHPNIVRYFFEHTDVGSGKFYIGMEYMTGGSLAGKIKKTPLPEDDLRHYTHQILCGVKFLHEKHIAHRDIKPANVLLSLDDPIIKLADFGISRKLEASLLTHGATTAGKGTVQYMSPEATRGEDDEKKGYGLKTDIWSVGCVVLEMAKGTRPWSESRNARNLTFRIGNGEAPPVAENVPGDVKDFLKKTFILVPKDRPSADDLLEDKLLAGITSDDSGNVRLS